GGCGGAAAGAGAAATACGAACCACTAGTTAAGAGGGCCCCGGCTTAGTTAAAGTGTTCTCTCAATTTTTGGCTGAAACGGACACCAGGGAAGCAGAATCAAAttgagacacaattgcagtgaAGAAGATGCTTAATTACTGGAGCTAGTGATCCCATTTGCCACACACTACATGGATCAAGACTTTATCATCATAAAATGCTCTCCAATGATGATACTTTTTTCCGGGTTATGTTTGCTGGGGACCCACCGAAACGGAAGGCACAATAGACCAGTGACCTTGATTGATATATTCTCGTACACCAGAATTTAGATTGAGCTTGTAGGATCAGAATCTGGGCGAAGATTGTTACATTTCAGATTACTAGGAGAGAACTACTGAATCTGATGCACTTCTATTTTATCTCACTTGGGGAGTGGCCTGACTTGCCACAAAATTAGTTCTCCCTCCTAAGGCTGTGCGAGGTTGTATGGGAGAACCCCGcgacaaaaaaggaaaagaagtaaTTAATAGTGGATATTCACACGAATTCCTTTCTCATGCATAAACTCAACCAAACAGTTAGGCTAATGAGCAGGAGATATTCCTATACATGGAACCATGAGCAGTTTGGGCAAATTTTTTGCTTCCTACTTTTTTGGGTTCTTTAATGTTTATTGAATGATAGCAACCCCTAACAACATTGTACTTAAAATGGAGAAAAGGGGAGAAGAAGAGCCACGAGCTCTGAAACATCTCTGGGGCAGCAGGTGGGGTGGGGGTTTTAAAGTGACGTCTGTAGTGCTTCTCCGTTCAGAAAATTAGAAAGCTGAGTCACACTGAATGctttttggttcattttaaATACTTGGCTCAAAATTCATCTTCTATCTTTCAGTTATATTGGTCAATCTACTCTTAAACTTCTATAAGATAGCGATATGGTCAAAATATATCGCGTCCATTACCATTTAAAATTGTTGTGAAATTCGAATGGTACAAAAACTATGGAAACAATCAAGACAAGTCTGGTAAACTTCTGAACTTGAATCATGTTGATAAGTTGTTTCAACGGATTTGACAACTATGTTATGGTAATTGGAATCGAGCATGATTTGGTTGTAAAAAGCATTGGAATGTGACTCAAAAACTAATCTATAAACCTCTTAAGTGACTTAAGGACCCACACCTAAAAGCGACAATCAATTTCCTAGTACGATCTAGATGGGAAAGCACGTTTGCTTTCAGCTGGCATGCGCTGTTTGCCTTCGTCCTGAGGAATGAGGCATTTTATCTAGGAAATACAAGCATGAAATTTTTCCATAAATCAAGAGTTCCCCCCTCCTAAATTCATCAAACACCCTCACTTAATTCCCCTTTCATTCTTGTGTGTCAAAGACGAAATTCCTCGTCCATATTTGAGAGAGATGGAAGGTTCATATCTTTTCAAAGCAGTGGCAGCTTTGTCCATTCTCCTCCGACTCACAACCTATATGAACTCATGCTCAGCTGCTGGAGCCACTCCCGGTGAAACAAACACCGAGTTTATACAAAAATCTTGCCATGTCACACCCTATCCTCGATTATGCATCTCCTCCCTCTCCAGCTATGCCAGCAAAATTGAAAGCAGCCCCAAATTATTAGCTGACACTGCCCTCTCCATGTCACTTGAGACAGCCCTTTCTACCTCCACGGCAATAACAAAACTGTCCAAAATCCACGGCCTACAGCCTGCGGAGGCTGCAGCCATAAGCGACTGTGTAGAGCAAATTCGTGACTCCGTGGACGAGCTCCAAAGATCTCTGCAGGAAATGGAACACCCAGGAGGCTCAAACTTTGTGCTTCCAATGAATGATGTTCAAACATGGGTGAGTGCTGCTTTGACAGATGATGATACATGCATGGATGGCTTTGCCGAGATTTCCTCCAAAGGGAAGGTACATGCCATGGTCAGGAGCCGCATTCTTCATGTTGCTCAAATGACTAGCAACGCCCTGTCTCTCATCAACAATTATGCTTCAACCAAAACCACCTTGTCTTAGGTGAGATCCTAGCACTAGCGTTCTGGTAAGCCTTTCCCATATACCAACAGAGGCTAACTGCTTGCTAGTTTCAGTATTTGTTTAAGTATTGTCATAGTGTGTAAAATTCAATCAAGCACCTCCTACCATTTTAGATTTGGAATCAATTTATCTTGCAAATATAAAGCCCAAATGCCCTCTACCAACTTGAACGTTTGCCTCAGCATATAGCAAGCGTATTGACAAATCCACAAGAGAGTTTCTGCTTCTGATAATGGACATGGGATGGGTACATGATCACAAAACTGGAAGGAGGCACCAACTCCCCATAAATTTGAGACGAAATGCCCACACAGATATTCACTAATCTGGATGATCATAATAAAACAAATCCCctgatttcattttttgaataaaagaatGGTTCAAAACAACTTACCCAGGTTCCACCTCAAAACATAAGATCAAATTTGATCTCCTACATTAATTTCAACATTGTTAAAAGATAATCTACCGCTCGACCATAGAGCaacatttataatatatttcacagatttttttttaaacttatccaaaattttaaaaatctgtgaagtgaaatttttttattttttaaatttaaaaattattttcaagtacATAAAATGTATACAGACCCTTTTTCTATACAACTTGATGTTTGTATATACACGTCAagttgtatgaaaaaaaaaaaaaaaggatttgacatattttttgtCTACTTATTTTGACAAGAAAAATTAGTGGGACAAGAGGTTTTGGATAGGGAAAATATGAGAGGCCGTGGGTGGCTGGTCTCATGAGGATGTAAATTTCAGGAATACGTGGTAGCCTCGCAGCCCTTGCCACTCAAAGGCCCCATACATTCGTATATGTGTAAACTTAGAAGACTAcgttttcttcttccttcacaCTTCCAACCACCACATCTTTGCAATTTACACAATTGCCATATCAATTGCATTATgctggattttttatttttttaatgtctaaattatattaaaaataataattatgattcaaaaataaaataaataaataaataacaccaTAAGGGGTGAGGGCAATTTGGTTATTAGCATTAGAAGGTGGGGGcaaacttttaaataaagattttcCTTGGCCACATAAATACACATCTCTTCAAGACGCTATCCCAAAACCTCAACTCAAAAACCCCGAGAGTGAGAGGCAGAGAGAAAGAAGGAGAAGCAGAGGAAAGCAAACCAAAAAGAACATGGCAGAGTCAGTGAGAATGTCAGCCACTGGTTCCTCACTCCGCAGCTTCAGTGGCTCCCGGAGGCCTATCCCTCTCTCTCCCAGTCGATTCCTCCTCCCTTCTCGTCATTCTTCCTCTTCCTATCGGTCAGAATTTGTGGGAAATGTTCATCTCAGGTCAAGACTCTCCAAGGCCTCAAATTTACAACAACAGAGGGGAAAGTTCTCTGTTTTTGCCATGGCTGCTGATGGTATCTCTCTTTATTATCCTCTGTAGCTTTAAATAACAGATTATGGTCATGGGTTATTAAATTTCGGTTGTTTTATTAGTGAATTTTACTTGGGAATTCGTATTATGTACAcgagtttaattttaattttggctTCGATTCTATTCTTTTTCAAGTTTGCTGTCGTAAATGGAGATTATAAGAATGGGGTTGGTTTTCTAGTTTAATTCTGGTTTTATAGTTTGATGGGTGTTTCCAACTCCGCCAATTAGCGAACACCCCAGAAGCAGTTTTCAAATTTGGCTTGTGAAGTGGGTATAattgctttgattttttttgtatttggaTGTCCTCTGGATAAGGTTTTGTGAAAATGGGATTATCTGCCATAAGCGTAAaagatgtttttgaaaaattctaaGGAAAATGTTGTGCATAATACTGTATAGATTCATTTCGATGTTATACAAGAGTGTGATGTTTCATTGGAACACGAGTGGATTCTCTGTTATGAGTTTCTTCTATTGACTTTGTACAATTCTAAAGCTTAAAATCTTTGTATTTGTGAAACTTGGGAATTTCGTCACCAGACATGTTTGCTCTGCAAAGTCTAGGTACAATGTCATGGTAGAGATTTAACCCCTTTTATCTTGCAACCAAAAGCCTTACAAATGGTACTGGTAAAATTTGTTACTGGTTGTATTGAGAAACAAAGCTCACTGATGATATCTGTTCACAATGAATTTTAGGTCCACAATGATGACCTTGTGTCTGTATGACGGAGGGAACTAGACAATGTGCTATGCAGTAGT
This DNA window, taken from Vitis vinifera cultivar Pinot Noir 40024 chromosome 2, ASM3070453v1, encodes the following:
- the LOC100853303 gene encoding 21 kDa protein — protein: MEGSYLFKAVAALSILLRLTTYMNSCSAAGATPGETNTEFIQKSCHVTPYPRLCISSLSSYASKIESSPKLLADTALSMSLETALSTSTAITKLSKIHGLQPAEAAAISDCVEQIRDSVDELQRSLQEMEHPGGSNFVLPMNDVQTWVSAALTDDDTCMDGFAEISSKGKVHAMVRSRILHVAQMTSNALSLINNYASTKTTLS